A region of the Arenibacter antarcticus genome:
GAAGTAATTTTGAATTTTATGGTGGATTAGCACTAAACGGTTCTTATAACCGACTTATTTTTTTTTCTCCACATTAATTTTTTCTTCTATACTTGGCTTTCTTTTTATTTTGCGTTTCCGCCTTGTACCGTAAGTGCCGTTAATTATTTTACCCCTTTTAGATTTTTTATCTCCTTTGCCCATAGCTTTCCAATTTTTATTTTCCTAAAAATAAATTATTAATTCTGTATTTCAAAGTTTTAAGGTATGACCTTATGCGATGGATTCCTATCGATTTACAACAAATTTCTTTAAATATAACCTATTTTACTATTGTCATCCTTGGGCTAAAATGCTAAGTTTGTGAGATAACCGATTGTTGGACCCAGCAATTCTAAAGAAAATATAGCTTTGAAAATTAAAAAGGTATTAGTTGCAAATAGGGGAGAGATCGCTATACGTATTTTTAGGGCATGTGTAGAGATTGGGATTAAAACAGTTGGGGTGTATACTTATGAAGACCGTTATTCCCTACATCGATATAAAGCAGATGAAAGTTACCAGATTGGGGGCGATAACGAACCTTTAAAGCCTTATTTGGATATGGATGCCTTGATTAAGGTCGCCAAGGAAAATGAGGTGGACGCCATTCATCCAGGATATGGATTCTTATCTGAAAATGCCACTTTCGCACAAAAATGTGAGGACAACGGAATTATTTTTGTCGGTCCCAAAGTCTCGGTATTAAAAGCTCTTGGTGATAAGATTACGGCCAAGGAAGTTGCTGTGGCCAATAATATTCCCATCATAAAAAGTAGTGATAGGGATTTGTCGGATATTGAGGTGGCACTTTCTGAAGCGGAACAAATAGGTTATCCCTTAATGTTAAAGGCTGCTTCTGGTGGTGGAGGACGTGGTATGCGCGTAATCCGAACCGAGGAAGAGCTTAGAAAAGGATTTCCAGAAGCTAAACGGGAATCTTTAAATGCCTTTGGTGACGATACGGTATTCCTGGAGAAATTTGTGGAGAATCCCAAACATATAGAGATTCAAATCGTTGCGGATACCCATGGCAATATGGTGCATTTGTACGAGAGGGATTGTTCTGTACAAAGAAGATATCAAAAGGTAATAGA
Encoded here:
- a CDS encoding 30S ribosomal protein THX, translated to MGKGDKKSKRGKIINGTYGTRRKRKIKRKPSIEEKINVEKKK